One Gemmatimonadota bacterium genomic window carries:
- a CDS encoding BlaI/MecI/CopY family transcriptional regulator — protein MTEKPPDGAALSALESDVMGVLWASDEALDAAEVRARLPRDLTDSTVRTILRRVESKGFAQHALEGRRYLYSALRSGPAAAARMVGSALRRYCRGSLEELLVGMVEEGVADADELRAIAARIAEDS, from the coding sequence ATGACTGAGAAGCCCCCCGATGGAGCCGCGCTCAGCGCGCTCGAGAGCGACGTCATGGGCGTGCTGTGGGCGAGCGACGAGGCGCTCGACGCGGCCGAAGTGCGCGCGCGCCTGCCGCGCGACCTGACCGACTCCACGGTCCGCACCATCCTGCGCCGCGTGGAGTCGAAGGGCTTCGCACAACACGCGCTGGAGGGCCGCCGCTACCTGTACAGCGCGCTCCGCAGCGGCCCCGCGGCGGCCGCGCGCATGGTGGGCTCGGCGCTGCGACGCTACTGCCGCGGGTCGCTGGAGGAGCTGCTGGTCGGCATGGTGGAGGAGGGCGTGGCCGACGCCGACGAGCTCAGGGCCATTGCCGCGCGCATCGCCGAGGACTCGTGA